CTCCGCCAGCGCCTCGGGGTGAACCACCGCGACCCGCTTGGCCTTCTCCCCGATCAACCCGGCCAGCTCGCCCAGGAGTTGACGCCCCACCAGGACTTCGTACGGCTCGGACCCCGCCGTGCCGCCGACCTGGATCCGGGTGACTGCCTCGCTCATGCCTGCTTCAACTCCAACGCGTCCAGGGCGACTTGCGCGACCTCTTCGGGGGTACGGCCGTCGGTCGCGACGACGACCGTGGCGACCTCCTCGTACAGCGAGCGCCGGGCCTCCATCAGCTCGCGCCACTGCTTGCGCGGGTTGACCGCGAGCAGCGGGCGGGCGGTGTTCAGCCCCGTGCGCTTGACGGCCTCCTCGACGTCCATCGAGAGGTAGACGACCCGGTGCCCGGCCAGCAGCGCGCGGGTGTCGGCGTCGAGGATCGAGCCGCCGCCCAGCGCCAGCACGCCCTCGTGTCCGGCCAGTGCCTCGCGCACGGCGGCCTTCTCGATCGCCCGGAAGGCCGGCTCGCCGTCGTCGACGAAGATCTCGGCGATGGTGCGGCCCTGGGCGGCGACGATGTCGTCGTCGGTGTCCCGGTAGCCCACGCCCAGGCGCTCGGCCAGCAGCCGCCCCACCGTGGACTTGCCCACGCCCATCGGTCCGACCAGGACGACCTGCGCAGCGGTCATCGGATGGCCAGGTTCTCGAGGTAGGAGCGCACGTTGCGGCGGGTCTCGGGGACGCTGTCGCCGCCGAACTTCTCCGCCACCGCGTCCGCCAGGACCAGGGCCACCATCGCCTCGGCGACAATGCCGGCGGCCGGCACCGCGGAGACGTCGGAGCGCTGGTGGTGGGCCTGGGCGGCCTCGCCGGTGGCCACGTCCACCGTCTGCAGGGCCCGCGGCACGGTCGCGATGGGCTTCATCGCCGCCCGCACCCGCAGCAGCTCACCGGTGGACAGACCGCCCTCGGTGCCGCCCGAGCGGCCGGAGACCCGTCGGATGCCCTCGTCGGTGCCGACGATCTCGTCGTGCGCCTTGGAGCCGGGGACGCGGGCGAGTTCGAAGCCGTCGCCGAGCTCGACGCCCTTGATCGCCTGGATGCCCATCAGCGCGCCGGCCAGGCGGGCGTCCAGCTTGCGGTCCCAGTGCACGTGCGAGCCCAGGCCGACCGGCACGCCGTAGGCCAGGATCTCCACCACGCCACCGAGGGTGTCGCCGTCCTTGTGGGCCTGGTCGACCTCGGCCACCATCGCCTTCGAGGCGTCCGCGTCCAGGCAGCGCAGCGGGTCGGCGTCCAGCCGCTCCACATCGGCCGGCGTCGGGTACACACCCTGCGGCGCCTTCACCGAGCACAGCTCCACGACATGGCTGACGATCTCGATGCCGGCCGTCTCCTTCAGGTACGACCGCGCCACCGCGCCGAGCGCGACACGGGCCGCGGTCTCCCGGGCCGAGGCGCGCTCCAGGATCGGGCGGGCCTCGTCGAAGCCGTACTTCTGCATGCCCGCCAGATCGGCGTGACCGGGACGGGGCCGGGTCAGCGGGGCGTTGCGGGCCAGCCCGGCGAGGATCTCCGGGTCGACCGGGTCCGCCGCCATGACCTGCTCCCACTTGGGCCACTCGGTGTTGCCCACCATGATCGCGACCGGGGAGCCGAGGGTCAGGCCGTGCCGGACGCCACCGAGGAAGGTGACCTCGTCACGCTCGAACTTCATGCGCGCACCGCGACCGTAGCCGAGCCGGCGCCGGGCCAGGTGGTCGGCCACCATCTCCGTCGTGATCGGCACGCCCGCGGGAAGGCCCTCCAGCGTCGCCACGAGTGCGGGGCCGTGGGACTCCCCCGCGGTCAGCCAGCGCAACCT
Above is a genomic segment from Streptomyces sp. SLBN-31 containing:
- the aroC gene encoding chorismate synthase, producing the protein MSRLRWLTAGESHGPALVATLEGLPAGVPITTEMVADHLARRRLGYGRGARMKFERDEVTFLGGVRHGLTLGSPVAIMVGNTEWPKWEQVMAADPVDPEILAGLARNAPLTRPRPGHADLAGMQKYGFDEARPILERASARETAARVALGAVARSYLKETAGIEIVSHVVELCSVKAPQGVYPTPADVERLDADPLRCLDADASKAMVAEVDQAHKDGDTLGGVVEILAYGVPVGLGSHVHWDRKLDARLAGALMGIQAIKGVELGDGFELARVPGSKAHDEIVGTDEGIRRVSGRSGGTEGGLSTGELLRVRAAMKPIATVPRALQTVDVATGEAAQAHHQRSDVSAVPAAGIVAEAMVALVLADAVAEKFGGDSVPETRRNVRSYLENLAIR
- a CDS encoding shikimate kinase, which produces MTAAQVVLVGPMGVGKSTVGRLLAERLGVGYRDTDDDIVAAQGRTIAEIFVDDGEPAFRAIEKAAVREALAGHEGVLALGGGSILDADTRALLAGHRVVYLSMDVEEAVKRTGLNTARPLLAVNPRKQWRELMEARRSLYEEVATVVVATDGRTPEEVAQVALDALELKQA